The Pseudarthrobacter defluvii DNA window CAAATGTCGGGCCCGGCGGAAAGCGCAAACCGGTCCGTCCCAAGGCGCCTGCGGCGGACTCCGCCACCGGCCGGTCCCAAGTGATCGCCCGTGCGGAAGCTGCCGCGAACGCCGCCGGCCGCCCGAACCCCCCGCGTCCGGAGAGCCGGCCGGAGCCACAGTCGGAAGACTTCGTCAATGATTTGCCCCGCGTCCCTGCGCGCTCCGCCTACGGCCTCGATCCACTGGATGCAGCCACTGCGGGTCTGACCAGGGCCCGGCGGAACCGCATCCTCCAGTTCTGCATCCTCGCGTTCGGGATCCTGGCCCTCGTTGCCGGCATCATCCTGATCGTCAGCGGCATGTCCCGCTGACCCGCCGGCCGGCACCAACACTTAACACAATCAAGGAGTCCCGTGACTGCAACAGAATCGTCCATTGCCATTGCCCGTACGGCAGCGAAGGCAGCCGCAGACAAAATTGCGCAAGATATTGTCGCCATGGATGTCAGCGAACGACTGGCCCTGGCTGACGTTTTCCTCATCGCATCCGCGCCCAGCGAACGGCAGGTCAACGCCATCGTGGACGGCATTGAGGAAGAACTGGCGAAGCAGGATCTGCGTCCGGTCCGCCGTGAGGGCCGTTCCGGCGGGCGATGGGTCCTGCTGGACTACGCCGACGTCGTCATCCACGTCCAGCACGAGGAAGACCGCGTGTTCTACGCGCTGGAGCGTCTCTGGAAGGACTGCCCGGTGGTGGACCTGCAGCTCGGTGATGACGCGTCCGCCAAAGCCGGCGCCGCATCCGAGGGCGAGTAGGCCGCGCCGTCAGGCGAATATTCCCGATTTGGAATTTTCGGAATTGCTGTTCTAAGATATTTGAGTTGCTTCGGGGGAGACCCTGAACCAAGCTTGTTTGGAGCAGCAACAATCCGGGGCTGTGGCGCAGCTGGTAGCGCACCTGCATGGCATGCAGGGGGTCAGGGGTTCGAGTCCCCTCAGCTCCACCGGGAAGTCCGCCGGAACCTTTGGTTCCGGCGGACTTTTTTGTTTTCCACGTCCCGTCGCCAAGCCGGGAGGAGGCCGGTTCCGGGCTGTTGCCGGCCGATTGGCATCCAGCGGAAAAGTGCATTACTCTGGTCAGGTTGCTCCGGGGAATTCGACCGGGAAATACAAAAGTACGGGGCTGTGGCGCAGCTGGTAGCGCACCTGCATGGCATGCAGGGGGTCAGGGGTTCGAGTCCCCTCAGCTCCACTGATACAGGAAAAGGGAACCATCACTTAGGTGTTGGTTCCCTTTTTTGTTGCCACCGGCAACCGATACTGGGCCGAGGCTCTTCCGGCGCAGGTCAAAGCGCGGTACAACAGTGATTGAGGGCACATCGTCCCGCCTCCGGACAGCTTTCATCCAAAGCGGCGGCCGCGGGACAGGCTGACGAGGAGGTCACAGATGTCCCACGCAGATGGTTCCGGCTACAGCCCGAACGGTGAAGCTTTTCCTGAAGGATCGCGCCTGACGCGTGATACCGCCATCCGCGGCCCGGCCAGGCCCGGTCCCTATATCGGCGCCGGCATCCTGCTGGCCGCCGCCATCCTTTTCCCGCTGATGCCGCAGCTTTACTCCTTTGACGCGCCGCGGCTTGCCGGGCTGCCGTTCTTCTACTGGTACCAGCTGCTGTGGGTGCCGATTTCGGCCATCCTGACCGGCAGCGCGTATTGGCTGGTCACCAAGGAAGACCGACGACGGCGGGCAGAGGTCCGTGCCGGCGGCGCGCCGCAGGAAGGGGCTGCTTCCGCCGGGGCCGGGGTGGAAGGGGACCGGCCATGAACGGGCGCGAGATCAACTGGACGGCGCTGGTCATCGTCGTGCTGCTCTTCGTCGTCGTGGCCGTGATGGGCTTCCTCGCCGCACGATGGCGCCGCAGCAGTGAGGTGGAGGGACTGCACAGCCTGGACGAGTGGGGCCTGGGCGGCCGAGGCTTCGGCACCTGGATCACCTGGTTCCTGCTGGGCGGGGACCTATACACCGCGTATACGTTCGTGGCAGTGCCGGCGGCGATGTGGGCTACGGGTGCGGTCAGCGGCTTCTTTGCCGTCCCGTACACCATCGTCCTGTATCCCATCATCTTCATCATCATGAGCCGGCTGTGGTCGGTGTCCCACCGCCACGGCTACGTCACGTCCGCAGACTTCGTCGGCGGACGCTACGGCAGCCGCTGGCTCTCGCTTGCCATTGCCGTCACGGGCATCGTGGCCACCATGCCCTACATCGCGCTGCAGCTGGTGGGCATCAAGGCCGTGCTCACCGTGCTTGGCCTGGGCAGTTCCGACAACGTCCTGCTGACTGACCTGCCGCTGATTCTCGCGTTCGTGGTCCTTGCTGCCTACACCTACACATCAGGCCTGCGGGCGCCGGCCATGATCGCGGTGGTCAAGGATCTGCTGATCTACCTCGCCGTGATCGTTGCCGTTATCTACCTGCCCATCAAATTCGGTGGCTGGGACACCATCTTTGGCTCGGCGCAGTCCAAACTGGGCACGGTGAACCAGGCCACGGGCAAGCCGGCAGGCGTCTTCATTCCGGGAGCTGCCAACTACTCCGCGTACTGGTCGCTGGCCCTGGGCTCGGCCATGGCACTGTTCATGTACCCGCACTCGGTGACCGCGGTACTCGCGTCGAAGGCCCGCAATACCATCCGGCGCAACGCGGCCATCCTGCCGCTGTATTCGCTGATGCTTGGGTTCCTTGCGCTGCTGGGTTTCGTGGCCATCCAGGCCGGCACCAAGCCCATAGACCTGGACGGGTCGGTCAATCCACAGTTGGTGGTTCCACAGCTGTTCCTTGACCACTTCCCGGCCTGGTTTGCCGGAATCGCACTCGCCGCCATTGCTATCGGGGCCCTGGTGCCGGCAGCAATCATGTCCATCGCGGCCGCCAACATGTTCACCCGCAACATCTACCGCGACTTCATCCGGCCCGACGTCGACCCCAAGACCGAGGCCAAAGTGTCCAAGATCGTCTCGCTGGTGGTCAAGGTGGGCGCCCTGGTCTTCGTGATCGCCATGGACCAGTCCGCAGCCATCAACATGCAGTTGCTGGGCGGCATCTGGATCCTGCAGACCTTCCCGGCCGTGGTCGCGGGCCTCTACACCCGGTGGTTCGACCGCTGGGCCCTGCTGATCGGCTGGGCAGCGGGCATTATCTTCGGAACCGTCTCCGCCTACAACGTGGTCAACCCGGTGACCAAGGCGCACTTCGGCGGCTCGGTGGCGCCCATCCCAGGCACGGACTTCAGCGTCTACATCGCGGTGTCCGCCTTCGCGCTGAACCTGGTTGTCGCTGCGGTGCTAACCCTGGTGCTGCGGGCCTTGAAGGTCAGGACCGGGGAGGACCTCACCCGGCCCACCGACTACGAGGCCGACGAAACGGACCCCAAGGTGGTGCAGATCGAGAAGATCCAGCATTTCACCCAGCCGGGCGGCCCCTCCCCGGTGGCCTGATGGCCCAGGTGCCCGCCCGCCGTCGGCAGCAAGCCGCGGGGCGGGCAGGGAAAGAGCGCCCTCCTGCCGGGTTACGTCCCGGCAGGAGGGCCCACGTTACAGCCAGGCATTCCGGCGCAACGGCGGTTGGTCCCCGCCCGGCCGCTGCACCAGGACCTGGTTGACACCGGTCAGCCCGTTCTCGAATCCCAGTGCGCTGGCCGCCATGTACAGCCGCCACACCCGCGCCCGCCCTTCGCCGGCCAGCCGCACCGCCTCATCCCAGTTCTGCTCCAGCCGGCTGACCCACGCCCGGAGTGTGAGGGCGTAATGGCCCCGCAGGGCCTCCACGTCGAGGACTTCGAACCGGGCGGTTTCCAGGGCGGACACCATCTCGCCGAGGCTGATCATTTCGCCGTCCGGGAAGACGTACCGGGGGATGAACGAGTCCGGGTCGGGACTGGTGGGACCGGCATTCCATGAGATCGCGTGGTTCAGGAGCCGCCCGCCGGGGCGCAGAAGCCCGAACAGCGCGGCAGCGTATGCGGGGGTCTGGGCCCGCCCCACGTGCTCGGACATGCCGATGGAACTGATGGCGTCGAAAGGGCCGTCCTGCACGTCCCGGTAATCCTGGACGCGGATCTCCACGCGGTCCGTGAGGCCGGCGTCCGCTGCACGTTTACGCGCCAGGGCCGCCTGCTCCGTGGACAGGGTCACCCCCACCACGGTGGCGCCGTACCTGGCGGCGGCATGGATGGCAAAACTGCCCCAGCCGCATCCCACGTCCAGGACCCTCATCCCCGGCTGCAGGCCCAGCTTCCGGCACACCAGGTCCAGCTTGGCTTCCTGCGCCGCATCCAGGCCGTCCTCCGGCCCGCATCCCGCTTGCCGTCCGGCGCCATCGGCGGGCCACACGGCGCATGAATAGACCATGGACGGACCCAGCACCAGGGCGTAGAAGTCGTTGCCGACGTCGTAATGGTGCGAAATGGCTGCCGAGTCGCGGCGCCGGGAGTGCATCCTGCCTTTCCTGGCGACGCGTGCCTCCTCGGGCGGCGGTGACGGGTTGGGCCCGATGGCGCCAAGCCGGGCTGCGGTGCGCAGCAGCAGCCAGAGTTCGCCGGCGGAAAGCGGGCGGAACGGGCCGGGCTCGGCGAACTTGCCGGCCGAGCTCAAGGCTGTGAACGCCGCGAAGATATCGCCCGGGCTGTCGATGTCGCCCGCCACGTAAGCGCGGCTCAGTCCCAGCTGCCCGGGCGACCAGAGCATCCGTCGCAGGGCCTTCCGGGACCTGAACTCCAGGAGCGGCGCGTCCGCAGGGCCCGCCTCCGATCCGTCCCATGCCCGCAGCCGCAGGGGAATCCGGCCGGTGCCCAGCACCACCCCCAGGGCCTTTTCCAGCCTGACTGCATGCCCCCTGGTTCGGGTTACCGCTGGTACTGCTGCTCCACTGTCCATGCGCCCACCCTACGGCCGCGCTGCCCTCCGCGACTATCATGGGGGAGTGATTCCTGACCCAACCGACGTGGTGGTCATCGGGGCGGGCCAGGCCGGCCTGTCGGCCGCCTACCACCTCAAGCGCCGGGGAGTGGACCACACAGTGCTTGACGCCGAGGAAGGTCCGGGCGGCGCATGGCGGCACCGCTGGAAGAGCCTGCGCATGGCCACGGTCAACGGGATCAGCGACCTGCCGGGCATCCCCAAACCGGAGGTGGATCCCGCCGAACCCAGCTCGGAGTTCCTGAGCCGCTATTTCGGTGACTACGAGGCGCAGCTGGGCCTGTCCGTCCACCGGCCGGTCAAGGTGCGCGCTGTCAGGCGGGAAGATGACAACCCTGCCGGCCGGCTGCGGATCGAAACATCGGACGGCGACTGGAGCGCCAAGGCACTCATCAACGCCACGGGCACGTGGACCCGCCCCTTCTGGCCCATCTATCCCGGCCAGTCCTCGTTCCGCGGCCGCCAGCTGCACGTCGCCGACTATGTGTCCGCGGACGAGTTCCGGGGCCGGCACGTGATCGTGGTGGGCGGGGGCATTTCCGCCGTCGGCCTGCTTGAGGAAATTTCCCGCGTCACCACCACCAGCTGGTTCACCCGCCGGGAACCTGTGTGGCGGGATGCGCCGTTCGATTCCAAGGCAGGCCACGACGCCGTGGCACTGGTGGAGGAACGTGTCCGCCGTGGGCTTCCGCCGCAGAGCGTGGTTTCCGTGACCGGGCTGATCTGGACCCCCGCTTTGCGCGCAGCCAAAGAACGAGGGGCACTCAACCGGCAGCCGATGTTCACAGCGATAGAACCGGACGGGGTCCGCCGGGCGGACGGCAGCGTGCTGAAGGCTGATGTCATTCTGTGGGCCACGGGTTTCAGGGCGGAGCTGGATCACCTTGCGCCGCTTCACCTGCGGGGACCCGGTGGGGGGATCGCCATGGAGGGGACCCGGGTGGCTGCTGAACCGCGCGTCCATCTGGTGGGTTACGGCCCGTCGTCGTCCACCATCGGTGCCAACCGGGCGGGGCGGGCAGCAGTGGCGGCCGTCATGGGACTGCCTGGAATGGCGGAAGCCGCGGAACCGGTAACGTGGGGGTGACGCCCCGGGCGCCGGGGCCGGCATTGGCAACAGAAGGCGGCAGGACACCGGTGGCAGCAAACACGCTGGAGGACATATTCCACGTCCTGCGCCGGCGGCCCGACGTCGAGGCGCCCAACCTGCAGGCCTGGGACGCCACGGACCGGCTGCTGCTGGAAACGGCAGTGCAGCTCGGCCGGGCCGGCAGCACCATTGCCGTGATTGGAGACCGCTACGGGGCCCTGACGCTGGGCGCTTCCGCGGTGCTCGCCCCCGCGTCGCTCCGCGTGCACCAGGACCTCATCACGGGGGAGAGGGCGCTGTGGCTCAACGCGGCCGAATTGCCGACGGGCCTGGAGGCTGCCGGGGAGGCCGCCATGCCCGGTGCCGACACCGGGTTTGTCCAGCTGCCGATGGGCCGGGAACTGCTGGCGGGAGCAGGGACCGTCCTGCTGCAGCTCCCCAAGACCCTCGCCGAGCTGGAGGAAATTGCGGCAGCCGTGGCGCGGTACGCAGCCCCTGGCGTCCGGTTGCTGGCAGGGGGCCGGGTGAAGCACATGTCACTGGGCATGAACGCAGTCCTTGAACGCTACTTCGTGTCCGTGCAGCCGCAGCTCGCGCGGCAAAAGTCGCGGGTTCTGCTCGCCAGCGGCCCCAAAACCGCGGCGGCGCCCCCGCGTTTCCCGGTGGTGGAACACCTTGCCGAGCTGGACCTGGACGTGGCCGCGCACGGTGCGGTATTTGCCGGACCCCGGCTGGACATCGGCACACGTTTCCTGCTGGAGTTCCTGCCCGGGATGAAACCGGCACGGCACGCCGTGGACCTGGGCTGCGGCACGGGAATCCTCGCCGCGATGTACGCCAGGCAGTTCCCCAACGCGGCCGTGACGGCAACGGACCAGTCGGCCGCCGCTGTGCAGTCCGCCCGCGCCACGGCGCAGGCGAATGGCCTGGCGGACCGGATTACCGTCCTGCAGGACGACGCGCTCAGCACCTTTCCTGACGGCGCAGTTGACGCCATACTGCTGAACCCGCCCTTCCACGTCGGTGCCGGTGTCCACGCCGGCGCAGGGCTGAAGATGATCGAAGCGGCGGGACGGGTCCTGGCTCCCGGCGGTGAACTGTGGACGGTCTTCAACCGGCACCTGGCTTATGTGCCGGCACTTGAGCGGCATGTCGGACCCACCGTTGCGGAGGGCCGGAACAGCAAGTTCACGGTCACCCGCAGCATCCGCCGCCCGCGCTGACCCGCGGATAACACCCCGCGCCGCGCCGCTGCCCGTACATGTGGGCGGGGAAGCATGCTTAACGTACGATTCAAAGCATCACCACCGCCAGGTAGCCGAAGACGTTTAGGGGACACCGTGTCTGAGATCCGCCAACCCTCTCCGAGGCGCGGAACCAACTTGCCCAGGATGGGTGACTTCAACCTCACCGTCATCCTCGACGCAATCCGCAGGACGTCCGGTGGCCTGAGCCGGGTGGAGCTTGCCCAGATCGTTGGCCTGTCCCCCCAGACCATCTCCAACATTTCCCGCCGCCTGCTGGACCAGAACCTGATCGTCGAGGCGGGCAAGGAGGGCAGCGGCCCCGGCAAGCCGCGCACCATTCTCCGACTCAACCCCGGTGGTATGTACGCCCTGGGGGTCCACCTGGACCCCGCCGTCACAACATTCGTGGTGCTGGACCTCGTGGGCGCGGTGGTACGGCACTCGCGCATCAAGACCCCCGGTGGAAATGATCCCGCCGCCGTCATCGCCACCATCGCGGCCGAGATAGGGCAGCTGGTGGAGGAATCGGGCGTGGACCGCAGCCGCATCGCCGGGCTGGGAGTGGCTGCCCCGGGTCCCATCGACCTGGACAACGGCACGGTGGTGGATCCCCCGCTGCTGCCCGGCTGGGACAGGGTGGAACTGCGCGATGCGCTGGCCAGGGCCACCGGCTACTCCGTGCTGGTGGACAAGGATGTCACCAGCGCCGCCGTCGCGGAGACGTGGGCGGGCGGCCCCAGCGGCGCCGGGAGCTTCATCTTCATGTACATGGGCACAGGCATCGGCTGCGGCATCGTCCTCAATGACGAGGTGGTCCGGGGCACGTCCGGCAACGCCGGCGAAATCGGCCACATCATCGTGGACCCCGACGGCCCACCCTGCGACTGCGGGCAGCGCGGTTGCGTGAAATCTTCGTGCATCCCGCAGGTGCTGGTGGCGGAAGCAGAAGCCGCAGGCATCCTGGAAGGCCCCCCGGCCAGCAGCGCCGCCGAAATCCAGCAGAGCTTCGCCGACCTGTGCGCCCGCGCCTATGCAGGGGATGAACGTGCCGCCGCGATCCTGGACCGGTCCGCTGTCCTGGTGGCCCGGGCAGTCTCGGTGGTCACCAACACCCTGGATGTTGAACGGGTGGTGTTCGGTGGCCCCTTCTGGACCTGCCTCGCGGGGTGCTACCTGGAACGGATCCCGCCGCTCCTGGACGCCAACAGCGCAGCCCGGCTGATCCACCCCATCGAGGTTGTGGGCACAGGGGTGGGGGAGGACGTCGGAGCCATCGGTGCAGCATCCCTGGTCCTGGAACATACGCTCGCGCCCCGCGCGCAGCGGCTGCTGCTGGAAAGCTGACCGAACATGCTTCGCCGGGTATCCAAGACAGTGTCCCTGGTGGCCGCCGCGGTACTGGCCCTCTCGGCCTGCACGCCGGCCGATCCGTCCGGTGGCAACCGGACCATCAAGGTGGCCTACCAAAAAACCGACTCGTTCACGGCCCTGGACACCATGTTCCAGGACGCGAAAAAGGAGTTTGAAGCCGCGAACCAGGGCGTCACGATTGAGCTGCAGCCCATCCAGGCCAACGACGACGACTACGGCACCAAGCTGGCCCTGGCCCTGCGCTCGCCCTCGACTGCTCCGGATGTCTTCTACGAAGACACGTTCAAGGTCCGCTCCGACGTTGACGCCGGGTACCTCCTGAACCTGGACAGCCGCCTGGCAGGGTGGGGGGACTGGGCCAAGTTCGACGATGCGGCGAAAGAAGCGGGAACAGCGGACGACGGCGGCACGTACGCAGTGCCGTTGGGCACCGACACCCGGGCCATCTGGTACAACAAGAAGGTTTTTGAGGCGGCCGGCGTTGAGCTGCCGTGGCGGCCTTCGAGCTGGCAGGACATCCTGGAGACCGCCCGGAAGATCAAGGCCGCCAGCCCGGACGTGATCCCCTTCAACATGTACGCCGGGAAGGGCACCGGCGAAGGAACCGTGATGCAGGGGTTCTACGAGCTTCTGTACGGTACCGGTTCCAGCCTCTATGACCAGGATTCGAAGAAGTGGGTTGTTGGCTCGGCCGGATTCAAAGACTCGCTGGCCTTCCTGCACACGCTTTACCAGGAGAAACTGGCAGTGCCCCCGGCCGAAGCGCTGGACCCGAATGTCTGGAAGAAGGTGTTCGGCGAGTGGTTCCCCAAGGCAAAACTGGGCGCAACCGTGGAAGGCTCCTACGCGCCGTCGTTCTGGCAGGACGGCGGGAGCTACGCCTGGCCGGGGTACGGGCAGGAGATGGGTGTGGCCCCGTTCCCTACACAGAAGGGCGCGGCACCCGGCGCGGTCAGCATGTCCGGCGGCTGGACCCTTGCCGTGGGAGCTGACACCAAGCAGCCGGACCTGGCCTTCAATTTCGTCACCACCGCGCTCAACGCGGAAAACTCTCTGGCGTTCACCGTGGCCAGCTCGCAGATCGCTGTCCGCACGGACGTGGCGGCCGATCCCGGCTACCAGTCGGCCAACCCGTTCGTGAAGGATGTCTCAGGCCTGGTGGCCGTCACCCACTTCCGGCCCGCCACCTCCGACTATCCACGGATTTCCGCTGCCGTGCAGGAAGCAACCGAGGCAGTCATCACCGGGAACAGGACCCCGGAGGAGGCGGCGGCGGCCTATGACGCTGCCGTGGCCGGCATCGTGGGCGGCGACAAGACCATCCGGAAGTAGCGGTGCCCGCGAACCACCCCGGCAGGCAGGCGCTGCGCTACCTGCCGGTCCTGCCCGCCGTCGTGCTGCTGGCCGTCTTCCTGGCCGGCCCCGTGCTGTGGGCCTTCCATGCCTCGCTCACCAACGCAGGACTCACCGGCCGGCACGCCAGGAACCCAGAGTGGGTGGGACTGGAGAACTACCAGCGGCTGCTGCAGGACCCGGCCTTTCCGCTGTCGCTGGCGCTGACCGTCCTGTTCGTAGCGGGTTCGGCGATCCTGGGCCAGAACGTGCTGGGACTGGCCCTGGCGGTCCTGATGCGGCGCGCACGTCCCGCTGTGTCCGCAACCGTTGGAACCGCCGTCGTAGCTGCCTGGGTCCTGCCGGAAATCGTGGCCGCCTTCGCCGCCTACGCCTTCTTCAGCCGGGACGGAACGCTCAACCAGCTCCTCGGCGCCGCAGGGCTGGCGGAAGGCGACTGGCTCTACGCCGTTCCCATGGTGGCCGTGATCCTGGCCAACGTGTGGCGGGGCACCGCCTTTTCCATGCTGGTGTACCGGGCTGCATTGAACGGCGTTCCTGCCGAGCTGACCGAGGCAGCGCAGATGGACGGCGCCTCCGCCTGGCAGCGGCTGGCGTTCATCACCCTGCCGGTGATCAGGGGCAGCATTGCCACCAACCTGATGCTGGTTACGCTGCAGACCCTGGCGGTCTTCACCCTGATCTGGGTCATGACCGCCGGCGGCCCCGCCAACGGCAGCACCACGCTGCCCGTCCTGGCCTACCAGGAGGCCTTCAAATTCGGTGACATAGGATACGGAACGGCCGTCGCCACCGTCCTCATCCTCATCGGCGGCCTGTTCGGGGCCGCCTACCTCCGCCTGCTCCGGGAGCAGAAACCGTGACCGCCCGGCGCCTACGGACCCGCAGCCCGTGGGCGGATGTGGCCCTGCTGCTCATCGGAGCCTGCTTCCTGCTGCCGCTGCTGTGGCTGGTCCTTGGTTCCCTGGATCCGGCCGCCGGACACGCCACGAACATTCCGCAGCGGCCGGGCCTGGAGAATTTCGCCGCCGTCTTTACGCCGGAGCTGCTGTTCCGGCCGCTGTGGAACAGCCTGCTGCTGGCCGCCGGCACCGGGGTGGTCACGCTCACGGCAGCGGTGCTGGCGGCCTATCCGCTGTCCCGCTACCGGTCCCGGTTCAACACGCCCTTCATGTCGGCCATCCTGTTCGGCACCTGCCTTCCCGTCACCGCCATCATGGTGCCGGTCTACGGACTGTTCGTGCAGCTTCGGCTGCTGGATTCCATGCCGGCCACGGTCCTGTTCCTGGCTGCCACCAGCCTGCCCATGGCCATCTGGATGACAAGGAACTTCATGGATGCCGTGCCGCTGGCACTGGAGGAAGCCGCCTGGGTGGACGGCGCGTCCAGGCTGTCCGGACTGCGCTCCATCGTGCTTCCACTCATGGGACCGGGCCTGGGCGTGGTGTTCATCTTTGTGTTCATCCAGGCCTGGGGAAACTTCTTTGTCCCGTTCGTGCTCCTGCTGTCCGAGGGCAGCCAGCCGGCAGCCGTATCCATCTTCAGCTTCTTTGGCCAGCACGGGGCAGTGGCGTACGGCCAGCTGGCCGCCTTCTCGATTCTCTATTCCGTTCCGGTCCTGGCCCTTTACGCCATCGTGGCGCGCGGATCCGGCAACGCGCTGGCCCTTGCGGGTGCCGTCAGGGGCTAGTCAATGTCCTCGAGCACCACGCCGAAGGGAAGCGTGTCGTCGAGGTGCGCCTGGTGCCCGGTGGGGTTGTTGACCACGCGAACCCCGTGCAGCTTTTCCGCCGCCGATTGCATCAGGACGGGCCTGACCGTGTCGACGAAGTGCTGGTTCTTGCCGGCGAGATATTCCTTGTAGCTGGCTGGAAGCTCAATCATGGCAAAAGGATAGACCTGCACGTCCTTTTAGGGGAGGGGTCCCCATTGCCGGACTTCGGGGCCCCGGCTTGGATAGGATGGCGGGCGGGACATGGCCGGCCCGGTCCGTGCCGAACACCGTCATCAGGGGGAATCCAGTGCTTTCGACCAGCGTGCCCGCAAGAATCCAGCCCGCAGAGCTGGCCAGGGCACAGCAGGTGGCGGCCAACATCTCACGCAGTTTCGACGCGAAAGTGGTGGGGCAGTCCCGGCTGCGGGAGTCGCTGCTGGTGGGACTGCTGGCCGGCGGCCACATCCTGCTCGAAAGCGTTCCCGGACTCGCCAAGACCACGGCCGCGCAGACCCTGGCCGAAGCGGTCAGCGCAGAATTCCGCAGGATCCAGTGCACCCCCGACCTGCTGCCCAGCGACATCGTGGGAACCCAGATCTACGACGCCGCCCGGGGAAACTTCCGTACCCAGCTGGGCCCGGTGCACGCCAACATCGTGCTGCTGGACGAGATCAACCGCTCCAGCGCCAAGACCCAGAGCGCCATGCTGGAAGCGATGCAGGAACGCCAGACGTCCATTGGCGGCCAGGACCACCCCCTGCCCTCGCCGTTCCTGGTCCTGGCCACCCAGAACCCGATCGAGCAGGAGGGTACCTACCAGCTGCCCGAAGCCCAGATGGACCGCTTCATGCTCAAGGATGTGCTCGACTACCCCACTCCTGCGGAAGAAGCCGAGATCATCCGCAGGATCGACACCGGCGTCTACACCCCCAGCCAAAAACCTGCAGCCGCCGCGTCCCTGGACTCGATCACCGACATCCAGGAAGTGGTGCGGCGGGTCTACATCGATCCGGCGGTCATCAACTACATCGTGGGGCTGGTCTACGTGACCCGCAACGCGTCCCAATACATCGACGCCCGGCTGGCCGGTTTCATCGAATTCGGCGCCAGCCCCCGCGCCAGCATCGCCTTCAGCCAGGCAGCGCGGGCGGTGGCACTGCTGAGCGGCCGTGACCACGTCATCCCTGAGGACGTCAGGTCGCTGGCCCACCGGGTACTGCGGCACCGGCTGATCCTGAACTTTGACGCGGTGGCGGAGCAGGTTCCGGTCGAATCAGTGATCGACGCCGTCGTCGCGGCTGTCCAGACCCCCTGACGTCGGATGGCCGGCCTCTTGCAGCGGGTGAAGTCGAAGATGGCCATCTTCGCGCACCGCAAAGCGCGTGGAATGCTCGACGGCGAATACGGTTCCGTGTTCAGGGGCCGCAGCCTGGACTTTGACGACCTTCGCGCCTACGTGCCGGGAGACGAGGTCCGCGACATCGACTGGAAGGCCTCGGCCCGCCACGGCTCACCACTGATCCGGCGGTACGTGGCCGTTCGCCGGCAGACAGTCCTCCTGGTCACCGACACAGGGCGGAACATGGCGGCGGAGGCGCGGTCCGGGGAAGTGAAAAAGGACATCGCCGTGCTTGCGCTGGGAGTGATGGGCTACCTGGCCCACCGGCACGGCGACGTGGTGGGGCTGGTGTGCGGTGACTCCTCCGGCACCCGTTCGCTGCCGGCCAAGGGTGGTGAAGCGCACCTGGAGCGGCTCCTCGGGCATGTGGACTCGCACGTACGGCTTGACGGGGCG harbors:
- the mctP gene encoding monocarboxylate uptake permease MctP; translation: MNGREINWTALVIVVLLFVVVAVMGFLAARWRRSSEVEGLHSLDEWGLGGRGFGTWITWFLLGGDLYTAYTFVAVPAAMWATGAVSGFFAVPYTIVLYPIIFIIMSRLWSVSHRHGYVTSADFVGGRYGSRWLSLAIAVTGIVATMPYIALQLVGIKAVLTVLGLGSSDNVLLTDLPLILAFVVLAAYTYTSGLRAPAMIAVVKDLLIYLAVIVAVIYLPIKFGGWDTIFGSAQSKLGTVNQATGKPAGVFIPGAANYSAYWSLALGSAMALFMYPHSVTAVLASKARNTIRRNAAILPLYSLMLGFLALLGFVAIQAGTKPIDLDGSVNPQLVVPQLFLDHFPAWFAGIALAAIAIGALVPAAIMSIAAANMFTRNIYRDFIRPDVDPKTEAKVSKIVSLVVKVGALVFVIAMDQSAAINMQLLGGIWILQTFPAVVAGLYTRWFDRWALLIGWAAGIIFGTVSAYNVVNPVTKAHFGGSVAPIPGTDFSVYIAVSAFALNLVVAAVLTLVLRALKVRTGEDLTRPTDYEADETDPKVVQIEKIQHFTQPGGPSPVA
- the rsfS gene encoding ribosome silencing factor gives rise to the protein MTATESSIAIARTAAKAAADKIAQDIVAMDVSERLALADVFLIASAPSERQVNAIVDGIEEELAKQDLRPVRREGRSGGRWVLLDYADVVIHVQHEEDRVFYALERLWKDCPVVDLQLGDDASAKAGAASEGE
- a CDS encoding class I SAM-dependent methyltransferase; the protein is MAANTLEDIFHVLRRRPDVEAPNLQAWDATDRLLLETAVQLGRAGSTIAVIGDRYGALTLGASAVLAPASLRVHQDLITGERALWLNAAELPTGLEAAGEAAMPGADTGFVQLPMGRELLAGAGTVLLQLPKTLAELEEIAAAVARYAAPGVRLLAGGRVKHMSLGMNAVLERYFVSVQPQLARQKSRVLLASGPKTAAAPPRFPVVEHLAELDLDVAAHGAVFAGPRLDIGTRFLLEFLPGMKPARHAVDLGCGTGILAAMYARQFPNAAVTATDQSAAAVQSARATAQANGLADRITVLQDDALSTFPDGAVDAILLNPPFHVGAGVHAGAGLKMIEAAGRVLAPGGELWTVFNRHLAYVPALERHVGPTVAEGRNSKFTVTRSIRRPR
- a CDS encoding class I SAM-dependent methyltransferase, encoding MDSGAAVPAVTRTRGHAVRLEKALGVVLGTGRIPLRLRAWDGSEAGPADAPLLEFRSRKALRRMLWSPGQLGLSRAYVAGDIDSPGDIFAAFTALSSAGKFAEPGPFRPLSAGELWLLLRTAARLGAIGPNPSPPPEEARVARKGRMHSRRRDSAAISHHYDVGNDFYALVLGPSMVYSCAVWPADGAGRQAGCGPEDGLDAAQEAKLDLVCRKLGLQPGMRVLDVGCGWGSFAIHAAARYGATVVGVTLSTEQAALARKRAADAGLTDRVEIRVQDYRDVQDGPFDAISSIGMSEHVGRAQTPAYAAALFGLLRPGGRLLNHAISWNAGPTSPDPDSFIPRYVFPDGEMISLGEMVSALETARFEVLDVEALRGHYALTLRAWVSRLEQNWDEAVRLAGEGRARVWRLYMAASALGFENGLTGVNQVLVQRPGGDQPPLRRNAWL
- a CDS encoding DUF3311 domain-containing protein — encoded protein: MSHADGSGYSPNGEAFPEGSRLTRDTAIRGPARPGPYIGAGILLAAAILFPLMPQLYSFDAPRLAGLPFFYWYQLLWVPISAILTGSAYWLVTKEDRRRRAEVRAGGAPQEGAASAGAGVEGDRP
- a CDS encoding FAD-dependent oxidoreductase, which encodes MIPDPTDVVVIGAGQAGLSAAYHLKRRGVDHTVLDAEEGPGGAWRHRWKSLRMATVNGISDLPGIPKPEVDPAEPSSEFLSRYFGDYEAQLGLSVHRPVKVRAVRREDDNPAGRLRIETSDGDWSAKALINATGTWTRPFWPIYPGQSSFRGRQLHVADYVSADEFRGRHVIVVGGGISAVGLLEEISRVTTTSWFTRREPVWRDAPFDSKAGHDAVALVEERVRRGLPPQSVVSVTGLIWTPALRAAKERGALNRQPMFTAIEPDGVRRADGSVLKADVILWATGFRAELDHLAPLHLRGPGGGIAMEGTRVAAEPRVHLVGYGPSSSTIGANRAGRAAVAAVMGLPGMAEAAEPVTWG